The region GGGGAAGCTAACTGCTGAATAACACGTGCGGGGGAGATCTGAAATATAGCCACTTGCCAAAGTTTGGGAATTGCTTTTCTTAGCTTCGACTGGGGGGATTTGCGTAAATTGATCCAAGGCAGCGACATCATACAGTACATTCGTCATCGCCTTGTTTCACTATGATAcccatcaccatcatcacAGGCTTCCTAGGCTCAGGAAAAACCAGTATGACACTCCAACACTCTGCATTCAACGAAATACAGGCCATGAAACTAAAAATCATATAGCTCTCATTCTAAACCTCATCCCCCAACTCCCTAAAACCTACAAACTCGCGCTCCTCAAAAACGAGTACGGAGACGTAAAAGTCGACACTGCCCTCGCCTCCTCGGCAGCGATCTCGGGCGTCCAAGAACTTCTCAATGGCTGCATATGCTGTAACCTTGTCGGGCAACTATCCGACGCCCTCGAAACACTCGCAAATGATATAACACCCGACCGCATCGTCATTGAAACCTCTGGCTCCGCCTTCCCCGCCACCCTCGCCATGGAGGTAAATCGGCTGTCGCGCGAGACAGGCAGATACGTCCTCGACGGTGTCATGAGCGTGATTGATGTGGAGAACTGGAAGGGTTACGAGGACACGAGTTACACGGCTAAGATGCAGGCCCGCTACACGGATCTTATTGTGCTGAATAAACACGAGCTGGTCAGTGAGCGGCGGCTGGAAGATGTCGAGGATGCTATCTTAGCGCTAGAAGTAGAGCCACAGATACCACGCACGAAGAGCAGCAAGGGCTGGGTGGATAAAGATATCGTGTTTGGGCTAGATGCTAGACTTGCGGGTGTGACAGAGGAGAACAAAGAAGCAGATGGACATGATCATGCGCACTCCAGTGAGGTGGAAGTCCTTAGTCTGACGCTCAAGAGTGAAGACCTGGCAGCAAGTGTAGACACGGAGAAGTTGGCGACGTTGCTGCAGGACCCTACAAAAGATGAAGTGTATAGGATAAAAGGCATCTTGTATGCATCTAAGCCCCCCAAATCTTCGGATACCACACCTCTCTCCACACAGCAAAACCCAGAAGGAAGGGCAAGATATATCTTGAACTGGTCGTTTGGCCGCTGGACGTTTACACATGTACCATTACCGTCGGAACAGGGGTACAACGAGGTAGAGCCGGTCTTGAGACTCACGATAATAACGGCGAGATACGAGTCTACAAAGTGGAAGAAGCAAATCGAGTCGAGCGGGCTTGTGGCATTGGAAGGCGATGTGCAGGGCATGCTGACCGTGGAGAAGTTATCATGAGAGACCTTGACCCAGTATACAGATACCCCAGTCCAAGACTTGGATGAACCATAGAAAACCAAGAACATACAAACTAAACCGTGCCGAGGATATTGGGCGAGTAAGTACCACTTATACACTCATTATTTAATCCCAGGAGGCTGTATTACAATGTACACAAGTCATCAAGAGCATCATCATGTCAAAACTACGACTCCCCATATGGTAAGAGTCTAGGTCTTGATTGTGGTATCTAGGAAGATTCTGTAGGAGGAAGAACCGCCGGACTCCACTCATGCATACTGCAATGTTCACGCGAACTGTAGTCTTTTCCTTTGTTTCCATTAACCCTGGAGCTCGTCACGTCATACCTTCATTCCGTTAATTTTCGTCAAGTCATGAGATATGTGCCCCTGACATCATGCTCAATTTTTTGCCCACGTGAGACCTCGTTAACTTCATGGCGACGAGCGCTGGGCTTTGGCGAGTTTGCTAAGAGCACCTAGTAGACCTACAACCATCATTAGCACCTCAACAACACAATATTTGATACAAGACTCACCAGTTGTGCCATTAGGAAGCGTCGACATGGCAATCGAATTGCGATCCCCCACTGTGACAGTCTCGACGTTAGGAATGATACTCTCATCCTTCAACTTCTTTGCCCAATGGAAGACTGCTTCATCGCTACGGTCGTTACCGGCAACGAACAAAAAGTCAGGCCGAGCTTCCTCCGGGTACTTGTTCAAGATATGCTGTGACGCGAATGCCTTGTCAAAGTCAACGGGCTCAATGACAACAGAGTCTTTGGTGGGGATTGCCTTGAC is a window of Pyrenophora tritici-repentis strain M4 chromosome 2, whole genome shotgun sequence DNA encoding:
- a CDS encoding CobW domain containing protein, with protein sequence MIPITIITGFLGSGKTTLILNLIPQLPKTYKLALLKNEYGDVKVDTALASSAAISGVQELLNGCICCNLVGQLSDALETLANDITPDRIVIETSGSAFPATLAMEVNRLSRETGRYVLDGVMSVIDVENWKGYEDTSYTAKMQARYTDLIVLNKHELVSERRLEDVEDAILALEVEPQIPRTKSSKGWVDKDIVFGLDARLAGVTEENKEADGHDHAHSSEVEVLSLTLKSEDLAASVDTEKLATLLQDPTKDEVYRIKGILYASKPPKSSDTTPLSTQQNPEGRARYILNWSFGRWTFTHVPLPSEQGYNEVEPVLRLTIITARYESTKWKKQIESSGLVALEGDVQGMLTVEKLS